A genomic stretch from Sphingobacterium sp. ML3W includes:
- a CDS encoding bestrophin family ion channel gives MIVYNPKDWLSATFKLHKSDTFNKLLPFLILIAVYSWAIAYLELEYLKLNERSWVKNITIVHNLLGFVISLLLVFRTNSAYDRWWEARKQWGTLTNVSRAFAYKLNAMLDADDKVNRSFFRKTIPLFAETLYDFLRSDYTKFMLDENEHPELTALDSKKHGPNQVSNMIFQKINDLYKEGIVSGDQLIILNEEIVSMTNVCGACERIKNTPIPLAYSAFIKKFIIFYTMTLPVGYVFSIGYFVVVAVPFILYVLASLELIGESIEEPFGIDQDDLPIDKIAANIKKHCHEIIPA, from the coding sequence ATGATCGTATACAACCCTAAAGATTGGCTGTCAGCAACTTTCAAATTGCATAAATCAGACACCTTTAACAAGCTGTTACCTTTTCTTATTTTAATAGCTGTCTACTCCTGGGCTATAGCCTATCTCGAATTGGAATATCTCAAATTAAATGAAAGAAGCTGGGTTAAAAACATTACCATCGTCCATAACCTGTTGGGTTTTGTGATCTCCTTACTGTTGGTATTTAGAACCAACTCGGCCTATGACCGTTGGTGGGAAGCACGTAAACAATGGGGTACATTGACCAATGTCAGCCGGGCCTTTGCCTATAAGCTCAACGCCATGCTCGATGCGGATGACAAGGTCAATCGCAGTTTCTTCCGAAAAACTATACCCTTGTTTGCGGAGACCCTATATGATTTTTTGCGATCTGACTACACCAAGTTTATGCTCGATGAAAACGAGCATCCCGAACTTACGGCGTTGGACAGCAAGAAGCATGGTCCAAATCAGGTTTCCAATATGATTTTTCAGAAGATAAACGATCTTTACAAAGAAGGAATTGTCAGTGGAGACCAATTGATTATACTCAATGAGGAGATTGTCTCCATGACCAATGTATGTGGAGCCTGTGAACGGATAAAAAATACGCCAATTCCATTAGCTTATAGCGCGTTTATCAAGAAGTTCATTATCTTCTATACAATGACACTTCCTGTAGGCTATGTTTTTTCGATCGGATATTTTGTTGTCGTCGCCGTTCCGTTTATTCTATACGTATTAGCTTCGCTTGAATTGATCGGTGAATCCATTGAGGAGCCTTTTGGTATAGATCAGGATGATCTACCGATAGATAAAATAGCTGCCAATATCAAAAAACACTGCCACGAGATTATTCCGGCATAG